From Draconibacterium halophilum, one genomic window encodes:
- the tdh gene encoding L-threonine 3-dehydrogenase, whose translation MKAIVKSKPEKGIWMEDVPMPKPGANDILLKVQKSAICGTDLHIYKWDEWAQQTIKTPVTIGHEYMGTVVEVGSEVDRVKVGERVTVEGHISCGFCRNCRRGRQHICDNTIGIGVNRDGGFAEYISVPAKNVLHIDPRISDEMMAIMDPLGNATHTALSFPMLGEDVLITGIGGPIGSMAAAICKFAGARNIIGTDLSKYRRDMARKMGATRVIDPTKESIKEAMKVHHMVSGFDIGLECSGSPVAFNDMVNHMYNGGKISLLGLLPKRTQINWSKLIFKGLTLKGIYGREMYETWYHMEMMLTSGLDISPIITHRFKANDYQKAFEIMESGDCGKIILDWE comes from the coding sequence ATGAAAGCAATTGTAAAGAGTAAACCCGAAAAAGGCATTTGGATGGAAGACGTTCCGATGCCCAAACCAGGAGCAAACGATATTCTTTTAAAAGTACAAAAATCTGCTATTTGCGGCACCGATTTGCACATTTACAAGTGGGACGAATGGGCACAACAAACCATTAAAACACCGGTGACTATTGGGCACGAATACATGGGAACTGTGGTAGAAGTAGGTTCGGAAGTTGACCGTGTAAAAGTGGGTGAACGTGTTACCGTTGAGGGCCATATTTCTTGTGGATTTTGTAGAAATTGCCGCCGCGGGCGCCAACACATTTGCGATAATACGATTGGAATTGGGGTAAACCGTGATGGTGGTTTTGCTGAATATATTTCCGTTCCGGCAAAAAATGTGCTGCACATCGATCCACGAATTTCTGATGAAATGATGGCTATTATGGATCCGCTGGGAAACGCCACACACACCGCTTTATCCTTTCCTATGTTAGGCGAAGATGTACTAATTACGGGAATTGGTGGACCAATTGGATCTATGGCTGCTGCTATTTGCAAGTTTGCCGGAGCCCGCAACATTATCGGTACCGATTTGAGTAAATACCGCCGCGATATGGCCCGAAAAATGGGTGCTACGCGTGTTATCGATCCTACAAAAGAAAGCATAAAAGAAGCCATGAAAGTACATCACATGGTTAGTGGTTTCGATATTGGTTTGGAATGCTCCGGATCGCCGGTTGCCTTTAACGACATGGTAAATCACATGTACAACGGTGGCAAAATCAGCTTGCTCGGACTGTTACCGAAACGTACGCAAATTAATTGGAGTAAACTCATTTTTAAGGGATTAACCCTTAAAGGAATTTATGGCCGCGAAATGTACGAAACCTGGTATCACATGGAAATGATGCTTACCTCGGGACTCGATATTTCAC
- a CDS encoding ABC transporter permease, whose protein sequence is MSGIVVGTMAIIIIVSVLNGFTDLIGMFYSDFDPDIKISSVEGKMFDPDSIDIEQIKSLPDVVSYAEVIEEVALLRYGKRQFAATIKGVPDNYPDYTNIDKLLIEGEYYLEKDGIDYAVVGRGIANNLGVGVSFLDPLHVYVPKKGKQLSLNPSRAFNHNYLFPSAVFAVLEDVDAKYMLVSKEFATELFDNENNISAIELALADGADVYDIQNKLKEILGTGFHVKNKEQQHDLVFKTMKSEKWAVYFILVFILLLASGNMIGNLTMLYIDKKEDISILSSMGLPIKQINRIFLYEGWLISLAGGILGTILGVFVCWLQITFTLVKLPGAGGSFVISAYPVHIVFTDIILAFSAVLIIGFIASWYPVKFMSNKQL, encoded by the coding sequence ATGTCCGGAATTGTGGTAGGTACCATGGCTATTATTATTATTGTTTCGGTATTAAACGGCTTTACTGATCTGATAGGAATGTTCTACAGCGACTTTGACCCCGACATTAAAATCTCATCAGTTGAAGGGAAAATGTTTGATCCTGATAGCATTGATATTGAACAGATTAAATCGTTACCGGATGTGGTTTCGTATGCCGAGGTAATTGAAGAGGTTGCCTTGTTACGCTATGGAAAACGCCAGTTTGCAGCTACAATAAAAGGTGTTCCCGATAACTACCCGGATTATACCAATATTGATAAGCTGCTGATAGAAGGCGAATACTATCTGGAAAAAGATGGTATTGATTACGCTGTTGTTGGTCGTGGTATTGCCAATAACCTTGGCGTAGGAGTTTCTTTTCTCGATCCCTTGCATGTTTATGTACCCAAAAAGGGGAAACAGCTTTCACTGAATCCGTCTCGAGCTTTTAACCACAACTATCTTTTCCCATCGGCAGTTTTTGCTGTGCTTGAAGATGTGGATGCCAAATATATGCTGGTATCAAAAGAATTTGCAACCGAACTTTTTGACAATGAAAATAACATATCGGCAATTGAACTTGCCCTTGCTGATGGAGCAGATGTTTACGATATCCAGAATAAACTGAAGGAAATTCTGGGAACCGGGTTCCACGTGAAAAACAAAGAACAGCAACACGACCTGGTTTTTAAAACCATGAAATCGGAAAAGTGGGCCGTTTATTTTATACTGGTTTTTATATTACTGCTGGCTTCCGGGAATATGATCGGAAATTTAACCATGCTTTATATTGATAAAAAAGAGGACATTTCAATCCTTAGTAGTATGGGACTTCCTATAAAACAAATCAATCGTATTTTTCTTTACGAAGGCTGGTTGATTTCACTGGCCGGTGGTATTTTAGGCACTATTTTAGGCGTATTTGTTTGCTGGCTACAGATTACTTTCACGCTGGTAAAATTGCCCGGAGCAGGTGGTTCTTTTGTTATTTCTGCTTACCCGGTTCACATCGTTTTTACCGATATCATTTTAGCTTTCTCTGCAGTTTTAATTATTGGATTTATTGCTTCATGGTACCCCGTTAAATTCATGTCTAACAAACAGTTATAA
- the rbfA gene encoding 30S ribosome-binding factor RbfA: MEQYSTRQNKISRLIQREMADILLKVNKERFPGKLISVTNVRVTKDLGIARVHLSIFPSEFGNEILEEIKLSSKLLRGELGRKTGKSLRVIPDLEFYLDDSLDYIDNIDQLLKK, encoded by the coding sequence ATGGAACAATACAGCACAAGACAGAATAAAATATCGAGGCTCATTCAACGCGAAATGGCCGATATTCTTTTAAAAGTAAATAAAGAACGCTTCCCGGGCAAACTCATTAGTGTAACAAACGTTCGTGTTACAAAAGATCTTGGTATAGCACGTGTTCACCTAAGTATTTTCCCTTCGGAATTTGGAAACGAAATTCTTGAAGAAATAAAACTTTCAAGTAAACTGCTGCGTGGCGAACTGGGCCGGAAAACAGGAAAAAGCCTGCGTGTTATTCCTGACCTGGAATTCTACCTGGACGACAGCCTCGATTATATCGACAACATTGATCAGCTGCTGAAAAAATAG
- a CDS encoding STN and carboxypeptidase regulatory-like domain-containing protein: MQPVKLLIILSTILLLSFTTKGQQQDGSIFERRISIYQTNQSLDFILEQISWQANVFFSYDATIINTEQKVSISAQNKSLYTILNQLLDTTHYRFNELQNQVIITRKSDEKVLTAAQDTVPVKYFFLSGKLIENRKGRAVPFASVSILKEPIGTISNTDGEFLLKVHPSYIRDTIVISCMGYEQKMFPANQLLDEDLFILDPASIKIKEVKVTAVTTEKLLVNMRANYKKNYTPSTKLMTAFYRETVQQDKNYISVSEAVMEVLKAPYIGTTRGDLVRLIKGRKSRDVQPFKWLNFKLMGGPFTITELDAVKTIETFINPEYEQAYEYQISDVIWYENQPVYVVEFKPESNEFYPPFEGEMYVHRETFALVHANYHLNKAGLKKAEEIMIKKKPRKVKARPTYVHYQVNYRQYQGKWHLASAKASVKFKVRSRRDRINSEFHSVSDLLITNIQPTDLKRFNKNERFKRNDIFVEVLGTYDEDFWENYNIIKPNESLRNAFKKSLFN; the protein is encoded by the coding sequence ATGCAGCCGGTAAAGCTACTGATCATATTATCAACCATCCTGTTGCTATCCTTTACTACAAAAGGCCAGCAGCAGGATGGCTCTATTTTCGAGCGCCGCATCAGCATTTATCAAACCAATCAGTCGCTCGATTTTATTTTAGAACAGATCAGTTGGCAGGCTAATGTATTTTTTTCGTACGATGCTACCATTATCAATACCGAACAAAAAGTTAGTATATCGGCACAAAACAAGTCGTTATACACTATTCTTAATCAACTTCTCGATACAACTCACTATCGTTTTAACGAGTTGCAAAATCAGGTAATAATTACCCGCAAATCGGATGAAAAAGTATTAACGGCAGCACAAGATACAGTGCCGGTAAAATATTTTTTTCTTTCGGGTAAATTAATTGAAAACCGAAAAGGACGCGCCGTTCCTTTTGCCTCGGTTTCCATACTCAAAGAACCAATTGGTACCATCAGTAATACTGATGGCGAGTTTTTGCTAAAAGTTCATCCGTCCTACATCCGCGATACCATTGTTATTTCGTGCATGGGTTACGAGCAAAAAATGTTTCCGGCTAATCAATTGCTCGATGAAGATCTTTTTATCCTTGATCCCGCTTCAATTAAAATAAAGGAAGTAAAAGTTACGGCCGTTACCACCGAAAAACTTCTGGTGAATATGCGGGCAAATTATAAGAAAAATTACACTCCTTCAACCAAATTAATGACCGCCTTTTACCGCGAAACTGTTCAACAGGATAAAAACTATATAAGCGTTTCAGAAGCAGTAATGGAAGTGTTAAAAGCACCTTATATTGGAACTACGCGTGGCGATTTGGTACGATTGATAAAAGGCCGAAAAAGCCGTGATGTTCAACCCTTTAAATGGCTGAATTTTAAATTAATGGGGGGGCCGTTTACTATCACTGAGCTGGATGCCGTAAAAACCATTGAAACCTTTATTAATCCAGAATACGAGCAGGCTTATGAGTACCAGATAAGCGATGTGATTTGGTATGAAAACCAACCGGTTTACGTAGTCGAATTTAAACCTGAGTCCAACGAATTTTACCCTCCTTTTGAAGGAGAAATGTATGTTCACCGTGAAACATTTGCACTTGTACATGCCAATTATCATTTAAATAAGGCGGGCCTAAAAAAGGCTGAAGAGATTATGATAAAAAAGAAACCCCGCAAAGTTAAGGCGCGGCCAACATACGTACATTACCAGGTAAATTACCGCCAATACCAGGGAAAATGGCATTTGGCATCTGCAAAAGCATCGGTTAAATTTAAGGTTCGAAGTAGAAGAGACCGAATAAATTCGGAGTTTCACAGCGTTTCCGACCTCTTGATAACCAACATTCAACCCACCGATTTAAAGCGTTTTAACAAAAACGAACGTTTTAAGCGAAACGATATTTTTGTGGAAGTACTGGGAACCTACGACGAAGATTTCTGGGAAAACTACAATATCATTAAACCCAACGAAAGCCTGCGAAATGCTTTTAAAAAATCGCTGTTCAACTGA
- a CDS encoding aspartyl protease family protein: MKPIKWNKIKIIVLMALLALLVVPNTSFAQDTKSQALDQNISIYAEDEPLSDVIEKICKYLDIDYSYNADMVADKKISLNVSNKPLKYVLDKLMKDFYLLFEIEDNLLVVRDYVPIDESMEYENTTQQFASTNRGFLFDNPRDKRITINFKSASNLIIIPVNINNSDTLNFILDTGVRQPIITELPFINKLNLNYMMPVKVKGLGEGESITAYRSGNNVMHIDGLTARNQEVQMIIDENFQISHMLGVPVHGLIGFNLFKDYIVKVDYLNEKLTLYKPEYFKYRDRRKDIIMPLHFDGNKPFVRTTIVTDEMKEVPVKLLVDTGASDALWLSENSDERINLPQKNVETFLGRGLNGDLYGTKGRIDAIWIGPRLLTKPIVAFPNSKQIDSLISVNDRNGTIGAEILRRFYVTIDYRNKRLTLRPNNDIKEDFNYNMSGMEVTNPMPGLPIFTIADIRENSPAHIAGLQENDQIIRINSSNHQSLELNDINLLLQSRENKKIRLTVLRDGEEFKTSFHLKKMF, translated from the coding sequence ATGAAACCTATAAAATGGAATAAAATAAAAATTATCGTTCTAATGGCCTTGCTGGCTTTGTTAGTGGTACCTAACACCAGTTTTGCCCAGGATACAAAGAGCCAGGCGCTCGATCAAAACATCAGTATTTATGCTGAAGACGAGCCACTTTCAGATGTTATTGAAAAGATATGTAAATACCTGGACATTGATTACTCGTACAACGCCGATATGGTTGCAGATAAAAAAATCAGTTTAAACGTATCGAACAAGCCTTTAAAATATGTGCTCGATAAACTGATGAAAGATTTCTATTTGCTTTTTGAAATTGAAGACAACTTGCTGGTAGTGCGCGATTACGTTCCTATAGATGAAAGTATGGAATACGAAAATACCACGCAACAATTTGCCAGCACAAACCGCGGTTTTTTGTTCGATAACCCACGCGATAAACGCATCACGATCAACTTTAAATCGGCAAGTAATTTAATTATCATTCCGGTTAATATTAACAACTCAGATACCCTGAATTTTATTCTCGACACCGGCGTTCGCCAGCCTATAATTACCGAGCTTCCGTTTATTAACAAACTGAATTTGAACTACATGATGCCGGTTAAGGTAAAAGGACTTGGTGAAGGAGAATCGATAACTGCCTACCGTTCAGGGAATAACGTTATGCACATTGACGGATTAACAGCCCGTAACCAGGAGGTGCAGATGATTATTGACGAGAACTTCCAGATTTCGCATATGTTGGGAGTTCCGGTTCACGGATTAATTGGCTTTAATCTGTTTAAAGATTACATTGTAAAAGTTGATTACCTGAATGAAAAGCTGACTTTGTACAAACCGGAATATTTTAAATACCGCGACCGACGAAAAGATATTATTATGCCATTGCATTTTGATGGAAACAAACCGTTTGTGCGTACAACAATTGTTACCGACGAAATGAAAGAAGTTCCGGTAAAACTACTGGTTGACACCGGTGCCAGCGATGCACTTTGGTTATCAGAAAATTCGGACGAGCGAATTAATTTACCACAAAAGAATGTTGAAACATTTTTAGGCCGTGGTTTAAACGGCGACCTGTACGGAACAAAAGGAAGAATTGATGCCATTTGGATTGGGCCGCGCTTATTGACAAAACCAATTGTAGCCTTTCCAAATTCAAAACAAATCGATAGCCTGATTTCGGTAAACGACAGAAACGGAACAATTGGCGCAGAAATTTTACGACGATTCTATGTTACAATCGATTACCGGAATAAGCGTTTAACATTGCGCCCAAATAATGATATTAAAGAAGATTTTAATTACAACATGAGCGGAATGGAAGTTACCAATCCAATGCCCGGATTACCCATTTTCACCATTGCCGATATACGTGAAAATTCGCCCGCACACATTGCCGGATTACAGGAAAACGACCAGATTATTCGTATTAACAGCAGTAACCACCAGTCGCTCGAATTAAACGATATTAATCTACTGCTTCAAAGCCGCGAGAATAAAAAAATTAGACTTACAGTACTACGAGACGGAGAAGAATTTAAAACTTCTTTTCATCTGAAAAAGATGTTTTAA